One window of Podarcis raffonei isolate rPodRaf1 chromosome 15, rPodRaf1.pri, whole genome shotgun sequence genomic DNA carries:
- the NCF1 gene encoding neutrophil cytosol factor 1, which translates to MGDTYIRHIELLGYEKRFFPSQHYVYMFLVKWQDLTEKVVYRKFTEIYDFHKTLKEMFPIESGDISVENRIIPHLPAPRWFDSQRITQNRQDTLSEYTMALLNLPRKISRCGHVLTFFKVRPDDLNPPIASHVKKPETFLIPKDSKKIAADITGPIILQTYRAIGDYEKNSSTEMGVKMGDLVDVVEKSESGWWFCQQTNKRGWVPAAYLEPMDGPDESEEQDPNYAGELHVVRKGYTAAQEDEITLKEGETIEVIHKLLDGWWVVRKDETTGYYPSMYLQKSGELNNPENNQLRNKGAPPRRSTIRNVKSIHNQGRKQISQETYRRNSVKYLVSRRKMKNNLIYKGSTITEKDETENNQSKAQPAIPPRPSKDLIVARCSETTKSKIK; encoded by the exons GTCTACATGTTTCTGGTGAAATGGCAAGATCTCACCGAGAAAGTTGTGTATCGGAAGTTCACCGAGATCTATGACTTCCAT AAAACTTTAAAGGAGATGTTTCCTATTGAATCTGGGGACATTAGTGTTGAGAACAGGATCATTCCTCACTTGCCTG CGCCAAGGTGGTTTGACAGCCAGCGAATCACCCAAAATCGGCAAGACACGCTCTCCGAGTACACCATGGCCCTCCTCAACCTGCCCCGCAAGATCTCTCGGTGTGGACACGTCTTGACCTTCTTCAAAGTCAGACCGGATGACCTGAACCCACCTATAGCAAGCCA CGTCaagaaaccagaaaccttttTGATACCAAAAGACTCCAAGAAGATTGCAGCAG ATATCACAGGACCCATCATCCTACAGACGTATCGGGCAATTGGCGACTATGAGAAGAACTCCAGCACTGAGATGGGGGTCAAGATGGGGGACCTGGTGGACGTTGTGGAGAAAAGCGAAAGTG GTTGGTGGTTCTGTCAGCAGACAAACAAACGGGGTTGGGTCCCCGCTGCCTACCTTGAACCTATGGATGGTCCAGATGAGTCTGAAGAACAGGATCCCAACTATGCAG GGGAACTCCATGTTGTCCGGAAAGGCTACACAGCCGCCCAGGAAGACGAGATCACTCTGAAGGAAGGGGAAACCATAGAAGTTATCCATAAACTGCTTGATGGATGGTGGGTTGTCAG GAAGGACGAAACTACAGGCTATTACCCGTCGATGTATCTGCAGAAATCTGGGGAGCTGAATAACCCAGAGAACAATCAGCTGAGGAACAAAGGAGCCCCACCTCgaag ATCCACCATCCGAAATGTCAAGAGCATCCACAATCAAGGCCGCAAGCAGATCAGCCAGGAGACGTATCGGCGGAACAGCGTGAAATACTTAGTGAGCCGGAGGAAGATGAAGAACAACCTCATCTACAAAGGCAGCACTATCA CGGAGAAAGACGAGACAGAGAATAACCAGTCCAAGGCTCAACCCGCCATCCCTCCAAGACCCAGTAAAGACTTGATTGTGGCCCGCTGCTCAGAGACCACAAAAAGCAAAATCAAGTGA